One Gelria sp. Kuro-4 DNA segment encodes these proteins:
- a CDS encoding transposase, protein MPRTVREKSNTGVYHAILRGINRQTIFEDEEDATKFVETLGECRKKSEFRLYAYCLMGNHAHFLVKEGREDLGVTVKRVRASYVYWYNRKYGRCGHLFQDRYKSEPVEDDKYFLAVLRYIHQNPVKAGIVKELVDYPWSSYREYLNNGRLVETDFALGLFSDDRLKAVEAFKRFHEIEGQENCLDIDEKRKPTDAEAIELIRRICQVANCKEVQKLDKAQRSRYFRLLADEGLSARQISRITGIGRWVILNALEN, encoded by the coding sequence ATGCCGAGAACAGTAAGAGAAAAGAGTAATACCGGTGTCTATCACGCGATCCTGCGTGGCATTAACCGCCAGACCATCTTCGAGGATGAGGAGGACGCCACGAAGTTTGTGGAGACACTGGGCGAGTGCCGGAAGAAAAGTGAATTCAGGCTGTACGCCTACTGTCTGATGGGCAATCATGCGCACTTCTTGGTAAAGGAGGGGAGAGAAGATTTAGGCGTCACTGTTAAGCGCGTGAGGGCCAGCTATGTTTACTGGTATAACAGGAAATACGGACGCTGTGGTCATCTCTTCCAGGACCGGTATAAAAGCGAACCCGTGGAGGACGACAAATACTTTTTAGCAGTTCTACGGTACATACACCAGAACCCTGTAAAGGCCGGGATAGTTAAGGAACTGGTCGACTATCCATGGAGCAGTTACAGGGAGTATCTGAACAATGGTAGACTTGTAGAGACGGACTTTGCCCTTGGGTTATTCAGTGATGACAGGCTGAAGGCTGTGGAGGCTTTCAAGCGGTTCCACGAAATCGAAGGACAGGAAAACTGTTTAGACATAGACGAAAAGAGGAAGCCGACAGATGCCGAGGCGATTGAGTTGATCAGGCGCATTTGCCAGGTGGCGAACTGCAAAGAAGTGCAGAAGCTGGACAAAGCGCAGCGAAGCCGGTATTTTAGGTTACTAGCCGATGAGGGATTATCAGCCCGGCAGATCAGCCGGATCACCGGTATCGGTAGGTGGGTGATCCTGAATGCTCTTGAAAACTGA